The nucleotide sequence GAATTCATTTTTACTACATCCTGTTGTGATTTCACAACAATTTGTAGTCGACACTAATTCAATTCCTAATTATTTTCTAGGGTATTCTTCATCTGCAAAGGCCATTTGCTTTACTCACCTTTTACTCGATGATAGCGTTATAGCTCATTTGCCTAAGAGAAATTAAAACTCTTATTAGAAATGAGCGACTTTTGTGTAGATTTTGGGAAAATCGATTCGTATAATCCTGACATTTTTCTGACATGGGGCTTTAACAAGGAGGCAAACAGAGACTTAAAGTATTGAAAAAGAAAATGCCTAAAACAGGAGTCGAACCCGCGATCTTCGCATTACGAATGCGCCCTATCAAGCAATATCACAGCATCTTACAGTAGCTGACAAGAGAGCAGAATAAACTATCTTTTCTTAAGAATCTATCGCAATTTAATGTAATTTCGATTGGCTTGTTGCCTCTATTTGGTCCAAGGTTGGTCCAAGGAATCATGAATTTTTAAATGAATGATGGGTAAGTGCCTCTAATGATTATTTGATCACATCCTCAACCAATAGAAAGTCCGTCACTTGTAAGCTATCTGAAAATAGCGTAATTGTTCCCGGACACCTTTCTGAACTGAAGCCTAAAGAAGCTATCTCCCTTAAATTTTGCGATAAGCATTTTAAGCGACGGACAACATCGTCTTTCTTGTCCATTGTAAGAATATTGACAACCTCTCCCTTTCTGCCAAGTAATGCATAATTGATCGAATCCGCGTCAGCCATATCATCCCATGTTCTTATCAAGGCGTCATATTTTTTTTCATCGGGGTTGGGTTGTTTAAAGCAATCTCCTAATCGATGTATCTCAGCAAACAGGCCTAAAGCACTATACTCAAAACCCATTCCCCGAAGTTCATAATAAACTCGGCATAAGCGACCCATTACTCCAGCCCAAAGCTGCATAGCTTTCAAACGATCACACTTTTTTATTTCTTTTATGTTAATAAACGGATAACGAAACACTGTGTCCAAAAAAATAGCTTTAGCAAAGGCATTGTAATGAGTGGTTTCTCGTAAATTTTTCGCCCATCGCTTTATTCTTGAGGATACAAAATGTGCATGTGCATGCGCCCGAAAATCTCTGAGAAATTCAACAGTAGCTTGTCGGTATACTTTATTTGCTGGTAAATTTGTTAATATATAAGAGCGCACTCGTTTTGCAATCACATCGCAAAATAGGCCGGTTGCATCTTCATGCTCTAACGTAATAAACTGCTCCCACTCTTTTGTACTCACTTGATTTTTGAGCTTAGTTTTTACTTGCCCCAAACCTATCAATTCAAGAAGTAATGCAGAAGTTACTATCCAAGTAAAGTCTGCGTCGACAAATGTAGGGTGATGCAAATCCATTTGATCAAGAAAATATTCATAATTCTTGATAACTTGAGATGACGGCTCCCCAGCCTTAGTAAAGGAGATAAGAGACAATATTGATGTATCAATATAAAAATTTTTCTTTGAAAACTTCATTAAAGTATTCTGATAAGAGATTGAAATGTAAGATACCCTATTTCCTCTAAAAAGACTATCGCCACTTGATGTAATTCTGATTAACTTATTGCCTCTGTTTGGTCCAAGACTGGCCCATGGAATTGAATCCATTGCTCTTGCATAAAATATGCTTATTTAGGCATAATTGAATTAGAATGATACAGGAATCAACGAATGAAACGACTTTTCTGGATTGGATCGAGCCTTGAGGACCTCAAGCAGTTCCCTCATGAAGTTCAAGACGAGATGGGACATGGCTTATATCTTGCTCAAATGGGTGATAGACATAACCATGCGAAAACTCTTAGCGGGTTAGGGAATGCCAAAGTCATTGAGCTTCGAGAAAATGATAGGTCGGGAACTTATCGAGTGGTTTATACAGTTGAAATGGCCGATTTCATTTTTGTGCTGCATGCCTTTCAGAAAAAATCAAAAAGCGGCATCGCAACGCCAAAACAAGACATTGATTTGGTTAAGCGCCGATTAAAAGAGGCTGAAGCCCTCTACAAAGAATTAAAAGGAGAGAAGGAGTTATGAAAAAAAAGATCGTATACGAAGAAAGCTCCGGAAACGTATTTGCTGATTTAGGTGTTGAAAATCCCGAAGAAGCCTTAGCAAAATCCGAGCTAGCTCGTCAAATTGCTAAACTGATTAAAAAGAAAAAACTCACTCAAAAACAAGCTGCTGAAATTTTAGGCATTGATCAACCCAAGATTTCTGCTTTGATTCGTGGAAGATTAAGAAGCTTTTCTTTAGAGCGTTTGATTCGTTTTCTAAACGAACTAGGACAAGACGTAAGTATTATGATCAGCCCTGCAAAGTCAACAGAACGTGGTAGCACCTGGATTGGTGAATCTCATTCTAATACTCGTATAGCTGCTTTAGGAAGGTAAATAAGGAAAGAAAATGACATCTGAAATTTTAAAAAACGAACAAATTGATCAAGTTAAACTTGTTAAAACTGCATACATC is from Candidatus Protochlamydia phocaeensis and encodes:
- a CDS encoding type II toxin-antitoxin system RelE/ParE family toxin; protein product: MKRLFWIGSSLEDLKQFPHEVQDEMGHGLYLAQMGDRHNHAKTLSGLGNAKVIELRENDRSGTYRVVYTVEMADFIFVLHAFQKKSKSGIATPKQDIDLVKRRLKEAEALYKELKGEKEL
- a CDS encoding helix-turn-helix domain-containing protein → MKKKIVYEESSGNVFADLGVENPEEALAKSELARQIAKLIKKKKLTQKQAAEILGIDQPKISALIRGRLRSFSLERLIRFLNELGQDVSIMISPAKSTERGSTWIGESHSNTRIAALGR